One Felis catus isolate Fca126 chromosome D3, F.catus_Fca126_mat1.0, whole genome shotgun sequence DNA segment encodes these proteins:
- the TYMS gene encoding thymidylate synthase, translated as MPAPGSELQRPPAQPAEQKRGAEPQPQPQPPPHGELQYLGQVEHILRCGFQKDDRTGTGTLSVFGMQARYSLRDEFPLLTTKRVFWKGVLEELLWFIKGSTNAKELSSKGVKIWDANGSRNFLDSLGFSNREEGDLGPVYGFQWRHFGAEYKDKDSDYSGQGVDQLQKVIDTIKTNPNDRRIILCGWNPKDLPLMALPPCHALCQFYVVNGELSCQLYQRSGDMGLGVPFNIASYSLLTYMIAHITGLKPGDFIHTLGDAHIYLNHIEPLKMQLQREPRPFPKLRILRKVETIDDFKAEDFQIEGYNPHPTIKMDMAV; from the exons ATGCccgctcccggctccgagctgcaGCGCCCGCCGGCGCAGCCTGCCGAGCAGAAGCGGGGCGCcgagccgcagccgcagccgcagccgccgccCCACGGGGAGCTGCAGTACCTGGGGCAAGTGGAGCACATCCTGCGCTGCGGGTTCCAGAAGGATGACCGCACCGGCACCGGCACGCTGTCGGTGTTCGGCATGCAGGCGCGCTACAGCCTGAGAG ATGAATTTCCTTTACTGACAACCAAGCGTGTATTCTGGAAGGGTGTTTTGGAGGAGTTGCTGTGGTTTATCAAG GGATCTACAAACGCTAAGGAACTGTCATCCAAGGGAGTGAAAATCTGGGATGCCAATGGGTCCCGAAACTTCTTGGACAGCCTAGGATTCTCCAACAGAGAAGAAGGGGATTTAGGCCCAGTTTATGGCTTTCAGTGGAGGCATTTTGGGGCAGAATACAAAGATAAGGAttcag ATTATTCAGGTCAAGGAGTAGATCAACTGCAAAAGGTGATTGACACAATCAAAACCAACCCCAATGACAGAAGAATCATCCTGTGTGGTTGGAATCCAAAAG ATCTTCCTCTGATGGCCCTGCCTCCGTGCCATGCTCTTTGCCAGTTCTACGTGGTGAATGGTGAACTGTCCTGCCAGCTGTACCAGAGGTCAGGAGACATGGGCCTGGGTGTACCCTTCAACATCGCCAGCTACTCCCTGCTCACCTACATGATCGCACACATCACAGGCCTGAAG CCAGGTGACTTCATACATACTTTGGGAGATGCGCATATTTACCTGAATCACATTGAACCGCTAAAAATGCAG cTCCAGCGAGAACCAAGGCCTTTCCCAAAGCTCAGAATCCTTCGAAAAGTTGAGACAATTGATGACTTCAAGGCTGAAGACTTTCAGATTGAGGGGTACAATCCTCACCCCACTATTAAAATGGATATGGCTGTTTAA